One region of Spiroplasma culicicola AES-1 genomic DNA includes:
- a CDS encoding MMB_0454 family protein, whose translation MYISMERNSRGNLEIEEKILNKIIEFDVSNNSKGIEKTEASVSLHHENTLFILIKLYVSNRDSLKIDESKLNATIIASMEKTLLIKPKNIAFAYIKK comes from the coding sequence ATGTATATTTCAATGGAACGAAATTCAAGAGGAAATCTTGAAATTGAAGAAAAAATCTTAAATAAAATTATTGAATTTGATGTTTCTAACAATTCAAAAGGAATTGAAAAAACTGAGGCTTCAGTGAGCTTACATCATGAAAATACTTTATTTATCTTAATAAAGTTATACGTAAGTAACAGAGATAGCTTAAAAATTGATGAATCAAAATTAAACGCAACTATTATAGCTTCAATGGAAAAAACATTATTAATTAAGCCAAAAAATATTGCATTTGCTTATATTAAAAAATAA
- the fmt gene encoding methionyl-tRNA formyltransferase, whose amino-acid sequence MSYKVIFCGTPPISVEILKGLENIDVEIVGIITQPDKKVGRKKEIMPSPVKQYSLEKKYPIIQPYKMIDSFEQIKALNADFLITCAFGQFVPQKILNLFKNSINVHASLLPKYRGGSPIQFAIKDGCQKTGISLMKMIKKMDAGAVYAQEELKIETNDDSGSLFDKMAVLGKNMIEKYLIDILNETLTGIVQDENEVTFAYNLTNEQEEIDWKLPKHDIVNFIRALSPAPIAFTHINDERIKIKKARVIGDEEIFIAVSKIFQVGEIVTTDKEGIIVQTIDGYIKILELQRSGKTMVDAGSFHFPNSPLHMGIRFGQKIEQN is encoded by the coding sequence ATGAGTTATAAAGTAATATTTTGTGGAACGCCCCCAATTTCAGTTGAAATCTTAAAAGGACTTGAAAATATTGATGTTGAAATTGTGGGAATAATTACTCAACCAGATAAAAAAGTAGGGCGTAAAAAAGAGATTATGCCTTCCCCAGTTAAACAATATAGTTTAGAAAAAAAATATCCAATAATTCAACCATATAAAATGATTGATTCCTTTGAACAAATAAAAGCATTAAATGCAGATTTTTTAATTACTTGTGCTTTTGGCCAATTTGTACCTCAAAAAATTTTGAATTTATTTAAAAATTCTATTAATGTTCATGCTTCTTTACTACCAAAATATCGTGGAGGAAGTCCAATTCAATTTGCTATAAAAGATGGATGTCAAAAAACTGGTATTTCATTAATGAAAATGATTAAAAAAATGGATGCTGGAGCAGTTTATGCTCAAGAAGAATTAAAAATTGAAACAAATGATGACTCAGGATCACTATTTGATAAAATGGCAGTTTTGGGTAAAAATATGATTGAAAAATATTTAATTGATATTTTAAATGAAACATTGACAGGAATTGTTCAAGATGAAAATGAAGTAACTTTTGCTTATAACTTGACTAATGAACAAGAAGAAATTGATTGAAAATTGCCAAAACATGACATTGTAAATTTTATAAGAGCGTTAAGTCCTGCTCCAATTGCATTTACACATATTAATGATGAAAGAATTAAAATTAAAAAAGCAAGAGTAATTGGTGATGAAGAAATCTTTATAGCTGTTTCAAAAATTTTTCAAGTAGGAGAAATTGTCACAACAGATAAAGAAGGAATAATTGTGCAAACTATTGATGGTTATATCAAGATTTTAGAATTACAAAGAAGTGGAAAAACTATGGTTGATGCAGGCAGTTTTCACTTTCCAAATTCACCATTACATATGGGAATTAGGTTTGGTCAAAAAATAGAGCAAAATTAA
- a CDS encoding DUF2779 domain-containing protein, with the protein MELKNKVSKEDFKRYMNDCSKLSWIFHSIDNFKKAIDFKKSHKISTKLKVELENSDEYNTAEGFEPLTLYERLLTASDLTKDELIQQKALLANIDNANGLELSPTPAETIIDGNAVGDAAREYFIADLYEYNREHKTQYQYFDFLQYGFAESVDLTRDILKDDTHRVLFEPSFEYGNSKLKIRCDILINKGNRHVEIIEVKGSTKEKKDHFYDLFYQWYLLKKLGYIIDSVKLCLINKNYYRGLGEIDPGLVLSLEEEFIDFEKEIKIPFLDNDFEVPNNDFKSDIEYSKLFVVSNTYNEQKIKPDYLAIFENIADKNDIDYLFEKIAAIYNDENFLLNEKCGKFKMDFKNETIDYKKAYCRHIFKYRNLDEFNVLNLPQMHTKVGEILWTRDFFYLKDIQDPFDKKYTDSQNKPIFSATNARLINLTNQYLKNNCQTSPDMIVDMNRIDDIVDLLKDYYQYPVYMYDFETSKWAVPNFNKSKSYMQIPFQYSIHTILDDKYDFKNSQATMKHANFIANSQNDPRPEFIQKFIKDSFEFGPGIYVAYNKSFEKMVLRQLIQLFPEYRKPLHYIWQNTIDLRDFFAKAQNNWLIYHPEFKGKSSIKITQPVLDGSLSYKDLRINKGDKASQVFRQFADDFFTQEQWENIFKKDMLAYCDRDTLAMVVVLQKVVELIKEIDPMLIETIKKGES; encoded by the coding sequence ATGGAATTAAAAAATAAAGTATCAAAAGAAGACTTTAAACGCTATATGAATGATTGTTCAAAGTTAAGTTGAATTTTTCATTCAATTGATAACTTTAAAAAAGCAATTGATTTTAAAAAAAGTCACAAGATATCAACAAAATTAAAAGTTGAATTAGAAAATAGTGATGAATATAATACTGCTGAAGGTTTTGAGCCTTTAACTTTATATGAAAGATTGCTAACAGCCTCAGATTTAACAAAAGATGAGTTGATTCAGCAAAAAGCTTTATTGGCAAATATTGACAATGCAAATGGTTTAGAATTAAGTCCAACTCCAGCAGAAACTATTATTGATGGTAATGCCGTAGGAGATGCTGCACGAGAATATTTTATTGCTGATTTATATGAATATAATCGTGAACATAAAACACAATATCAATATTTTGATTTTTTACAATATGGATTTGCTGAATCAGTTGATTTAACACGTGATATTTTAAAAGATGATACACATCGTGTTTTATTTGAACCATCATTTGAATATGGTAATTCAAAATTAAAAATTAGATGTGATATTTTAATTAATAAAGGAAATCGTCATGTTGAAATTATTGAAGTTAAAGGTTCAACAAAAGAAAAGAAAGATCATTTTTATGATTTATTTTATCAATGATATTTATTAAAAAAATTAGGCTATATTATTGATTCAGTTAAATTATGTTTAATTAATAAAAATTATTATCGTGGATTAGGAGAAATTGATCCAGGATTAGTTTTAAGTTTAGAAGAAGAATTTATTGATTTTGAAAAAGAAATTAAAATTCCATTTTTAGATAATGATTTTGAAGTGCCAAATAATGATTTTAAATCAGACATTGAGTATTCAAAATTATTTGTTGTTTCAAATACTTATAATGAACAAAAAATTAAACCAGATTATTTAGCGATTTTTGAAAATATTGCAGATAAAAATGATATTGATTATTTATTTGAAAAAATTGCTGCAATATATAATGATGAAAATTTTTTACTTAATGAAAAATGTGGAAAGTTTAAAATGGATTTTAAAAATGAAACAATTGATTATAAAAAAGCATATTGTCGCCATATTTTTAAGTATCGCAATTTAGATGAATTTAATGTTTTAAATTTACCTCAAATGCATACAAAAGTTGGAGAAATTCTGTGAACACGAGATTTCTTTTATTTAAAAGATATTCAAGATCCCTTTGATAAAAAATATACAGATTCACAAAATAAGCCAATCTTTTCTGCCACAAACGCACGTTTAATTAATTTAACAAATCAATATTTAAAAAATAATTGTCAAACTAGTCCAGATATGATTGTTGATATGAATAGAATTGATGATATTGTTGATTTACTAAAAGATTATTATCAATATCCAGTTTATATGTATGATTTTGAAACTTCAAAATGGGCTGTACCTAACTTTAATAAATCAAAAAGTTATATGCAAATTCCATTTCAATATTCAATTCACACAATTTTAGATGATAAATATGATTTTAAAAATTCACAAGCAACAATGAAACATGCAAATTTTATTGCCAATTCTCAAAATGATCCAAGACCTGAATTTATCCAAAAGTTTATTAAAGATTCATTTGAGTTTGGACCAGGAATCTATGTTGCCTACAATAAGTCATTTGAAAAAATGGTTTTAAGACAATTAATTCAGTTATTTCCTGAATATAGAAAGCCGTTGCATTATATTTGACAAAATACAATTGATTTACGTGATTTTTTTGCCAAAGCACAAAATAATTGATTGATTTATCACCCAGAATTTAAGGGAAAGTCATCAATTAAAATTACTCAACCAGTTTTAGATGGTTCATTAAGTTATAAAGATTTAAGAATTAATAAGGGAGATAAAGCAAGTCAAGTATTTCGTCAATTTGCAGATGATTTTTTTACTCAAGAACAATGAGAAAATATCTTTAAAAAAGATATGTTAGCTTATTGCGATCGCGATACTTTAGCAATGGTTGTAGTCTTGCAAAAAGTTGTAGAATTAATCAAAGAAATTGATCCAATGTTAATTGAAACAATTAAAAAAGGAGAATCTTAA
- the hrcA gene encoding heat-inducible transcriptional repressor HrcA yields the protein MLSERQQSILQVIIEEYIKTASPVGSKRIQEMLAIEVSSATIRNESAFLEEQGFLEKAHTSSGRVPSTKGYRYYVDNLMKSNDIEDVKTQIEEIFKKRGSTIDQILEQTSHILSEMTKLATIVSKNETNDEILLSKVELISLSSSNAIVIFVLSNGTVENKVMNLDNVTLEELKISIDLFNERLINSKISEIEFKSQAIVPVLKQQVKKYEFVLQTFVNALLHTGSSQSKTSGMKYLLENPEFNDPNKIRNIVEFIENASPFAWFKSQSNKSSKAAVAIGLETGIGNDDIAVVGTNFPTEGGGKGTLALVGPKRIQYDRVSDLLEWISQKIEEKFNKGEE from the coding sequence ATGCTAAGTGAAAGACAACAAAGTATTCTTCAAGTAATCATTGAAGAATACATTAAAACAGCATCTCCAGTAGGTTCAAAACGAATTCAAGAAATGCTTGCAATTGAAGTATCATCTGCAACTATTAGAAATGAATCAGCATTTCTTGAAGAACAAGGTTTTTTAGAAAAAGCTCACACTTCTTCAGGAAGAGTTCCTTCAACTAAAGGTTATCGCTATTATGTTGATAATCTAATGAAGTCAAATGACATTGAAGATGTCAAAACTCAGATTGAAGAGATTTTCAAAAAAAGAGGTTCAACCATCGATCAAATATTAGAACAAACTTCACATATCTTAAGTGAAATGACAAAATTGGCAACAATTGTTTCAAAAAATGAAACCAATGATGAAATTCTATTATCAAAAGTTGAATTAATATCTTTATCAAGTTCAAATGCTATTGTAATCTTTGTATTATCAAATGGTACAGTTGAAAATAAAGTCATGAATTTAGATAATGTGACTTTAGAAGAATTAAAAATTTCAATTGATTTATTTAATGAAAGACTTATTAATTCAAAAATTTCAGAAATAGAATTTAAATCACAAGCAATTGTACCAGTCTTAAAACAACAAGTTAAAAAATATGAGTTTGTATTACAAACATTTGTAAATGCACTACTTCATACAGGTTCTTCTCAATCAAAAACAAGTGGAATGAAGTATTTACTTGAAAATCCTGAATTCAATGATCCCAATAAAATTAGAAATATTGTTGAATTCATTGAAAATGCTTCACCATTTGCTTGATTCAAATCACAATCAAACAAATCATCAAAAGCAGCTGTTGCTATTGGATTAGAAACAGGAATTGGCAATGATGATATTGCAGTTGTAGGTACAAACTTCCCCACAGAAGGTGGGGGAAAGGGAACTTTGGCACTTGTAGGACCAAAAAGAATCCAATATGACAGAGTTTCTGATTTACTAGAATGAATCAGTCAAAAAATAGAAGAAAAATTTAACAAGGGGGAAGAATAA
- the dnaK gene encoding molecular chaperone DnaK translates to MAKEKIIGIDLGTTNSVVAIMEGGQPIVLENPEGQRTTASVVAFKNGDIIVGGAAKRQSVTNPNTAISIKREMGNSYKVNLEGKDYTPEQVSAEILRYLKKYAEDKLGTKVTKAVITVPAYFNDAQRKATKDAGKIAGLEVERIINEPTAAALAYGIDKQDKEMKVLVYDLGGGTFDVSVLELADGTYDVLSTSGDNSLGGDDFDQKIMTWIGDQIKKEFNIDLSKEKMALQRFKDEAEKAKINLSSQLETEINLPFIAMNDNGPVNFSAKLARSEFEKMTKDLVERTRKPVEDALKEAKLKAIDIDQVLLVGGSTRIPAVQELVKSLLGKEPNRTINPDEVVAMGAAIQGGVLAGDVTDVLLLDVTPLTLGIETMGGVMTPLIQRNTTIPTEKSQVFSTAADNQPAVDINVLQGERPMAGDNKSLGQFQLTGIKPAPKGVPQIEVTFKIDVNGIVSVTAKDKDTNEEKTITISNSGSLSDAEIDRMVKEAEENAESDNKKRKNIELKNKAETYLNVIEESLKESNAQISDDQKKQSEELAKSIRELIAKEDYDELDKKMSELEQAMKMASEIAAQQAQQSSQEAPADENKEETKDEESK, encoded by the coding sequence ATGGCAAAAGAAAAAATTATAGGAATCGATTTAGGAACAACTAACTCAGTTGTAGCAATTATGGAGGGTGGTCAACCAATTGTTTTGGAAAACCCTGAAGGACAAAGAACAACAGCTAGTGTTGTTGCATTTAAAAACGGAGACATTATTGTTGGGGGAGCTGCAAAAAGACAATCTGTAACAAACCCAAATACTGCAATTTCAATTAAACGTGAAATGGGAAATTCATACAAAGTAAACTTAGAAGGAAAAGATTACACACCAGAACAAGTTTCTGCAGAAATTTTGAGATACTTGAAAAAATATGCAGAAGATAAATTAGGAACAAAAGTTACAAAAGCAGTTATTACTGTTCCTGCATATTTTAATGATGCTCAAAGAAAAGCAACAAAAGATGCTGGAAAAATTGCTGGCTTAGAAGTTGAACGTATTATTAACGAACCAACAGCTGCAGCATTAGCTTATGGAATTGACAAACAAGATAAAGAAATGAAAGTTTTAGTTTATGACTTGGGTGGGGGAACATTTGACGTTTCAGTATTAGAATTGGCAGATGGAACTTATGATGTATTATCAACAAGTGGAGATAACTCACTTGGAGGAGATGATTTTGACCAAAAAATCATGACTTGAATTGGAGATCAAATTAAAAAAGAATTTAATATTGATTTATCAAAAGAAAAAATGGCTTTACAAAGATTTAAAGATGAAGCTGAAAAAGCAAAAATTAACTTATCAAGTCAATTAGAAACTGAAATTAACTTACCATTTATTGCAATGAATGATAATGGACCAGTTAACTTTAGTGCAAAATTGGCAAGAAGTGAATTTGAAAAAATGACAAAAGATTTAGTTGAAAGAACAAGAAAACCAGTTGAAGATGCTTTAAAAGAAGCAAAATTAAAAGCAATTGATATTGACCAAGTATTATTGGTTGGGGGATCAACTAGAATTCCTGCAGTGCAAGAATTAGTAAAATCACTTTTAGGAAAAGAACCAAACAGAACAATTAATCCAGATGAAGTTGTTGCAATGGGTGCTGCAATTCAAGGAGGAGTATTGGCTGGAGATGTAACTGATGTTTTATTACTTGATGTTACTCCTTTAACTTTAGGAATTGAAACAATGGGAGGAGTTATGACTCCATTGATTCAAAGAAATACAACAATTCCAACAGAAAAATCACAAGTATTTTCAACTGCAGCAGATAATCAACCAGCAGTTGATATCAATGTATTACAAGGTGAAAGACCAATGGCTGGAGATAATAAATCATTGGGTCAATTCCAATTAACAGGAATTAAACCAGCTCCAAAAGGTGTACCTCAAATTGAAGTTACATTTAAAATTGATGTTAACGGAATTGTTTCTGTTACTGCAAAAGATAAAGATACCAATGAAGAAAAAACTATTACAATTTCAAATTCAGGAAGTTTAAGTGATGCAGAAATTGACAGAATGGTTAAAGAAGCAGAAGAAAATGCTGAATCAGATAACAAAAAACGTAAAAATATTGAATTAAAAAATAAAGCAGAAACTTACTTAAATGTGATTGAAGAATCATTAAAAGAAAGTAATGCCCAAATTAGTGATGATCAAAAAAAACAATCAGAAGAATTGGCAAAATCAATTCGTGAATTAATTGCTAAAGAAGATTATGATGAATTAGATAAAAAAATGAGTGAATTAGAGCAAGCTATGAAAATGGCTTCAGAAATTGCAGCTCAACAAGCACAACAATCATCACAAGAAGCACCAGCTGATGAGAACAAAGAAGAAACTAAAGATGAAGAAAGCAAATAA
- a CDS encoding nucleotide exchange factor GrpE translates to MANKEEQNNILNLFEIIKKELNVEPTKEGEEKQELSNIEKLELEFANLIDQNSKLEEARLIAVADTQNTVKRFQNEAVLVRKYGGERLATELIPAIDMFRSVLKSTPDNPEIKNYLMGFEMIINQIDQALNNAGVSMITTNLGDDLNPEIHNAIEQVESNDFTTGKIVAVISNGYKLHDRVIKHAAVKVAK, encoded by the coding sequence ATGGCTAATAAAGAAGAACAAAACAATATTTTAAATCTTTTTGAAATCATTAAAAAAGAATTAAATGTTGAACCAACAAAAGAAGGCGAAGAAAAACAAGAGTTGAGCAATATTGAAAAACTTGAATTAGAATTTGCAAATTTAATCGATCAAAACTCAAAACTAGAAGAGGCTCGTTTAATTGCAGTGGCAGATACTCAAAATACAGTAAAGCGTTTCCAAAATGAAGCAGTATTGGTACGTAAGTATGGTGGAGAACGTCTTGCAACTGAATTAATTCCAGCAATTGATATGTTTAGAAGTGTTTTAAAATCAACACCAGATAATCCAGAAATCAAAAACTATTTAATGGGATTTGAAATGATTATCAATCAAATTGATCAAGCATTAAATAATGCAGGAGTATCAATGATAACAACAAATTTAGGAGATGATTTAAATCCAGAAATTCACAATGCAATTGAACAAGTTGAGTCAAACGATTTTACAACTGGAAAAATTGTTGCAGTAATTTCAAATGGATATAAATTACATGATAGAGTAATTAAACATGCAGCTGTAAAAGTTGCAAAATAA
- the efp gene encoding elongation factor P, whose protein sequence is MLVNDLRPGSTFLYDGNIFVVLENSFSKSGRQQGKVTVKIKNLRTGARLELTFTGGEKVDKAMIEKKDMQYLYNDGSNCMLMDTETYDQVEIASSKLEWELKFLTEGTMVKMTEYEGEILGITIPEKMELEVVEAEPAVKGDTTSGAQKKAKVETGLEIQVPLFIKEGEKVIINTNDGKYAGRASN, encoded by the coding sequence ATGTTAGTAAACGATTTAAGACCAGGAAGTACATTCTTGTACGATGGAAATATTTTTGTAGTTTTAGAAAATTCATTTTCTAAATCAGGAAGACAACAAGGTAAAGTAACTGTTAAAATTAAAAATTTAAGAACTGGGGCAAGATTGGAGTTAACTTTCACAGGTGGTGAAAAAGTTGATAAAGCCATGATTGAGAAAAAAGATATGCAATATCTATATAATGATGGTTCAAATTGTATGTTAATGGATACAGAAACTTATGATCAAGTTGAAATTGCTTCAAGTAAATTAGAATGAGAATTGAAATTCTTAACAGAAGGTACAATGGTAAAAATGACAGAATATGAAGGAGAAATCTTGGGTATTACTATTCCAGAAAAAATGGAATTAGAAGTTGTTGAAGCAGAACCAGCTGTTAAAGGAGATACTACAAGTGGTGCTCAAAAGAAAGCCAAAGTAGAAACTGGATTAGAAATTCAAGTACCATTATTTATTAAAGAAGGCGAAAAAGTTATTATTAACACAAATGATGGAAAATATGCTGGAAGAGCATCAAACTAG
- a CDS encoding DnaJ C-terminal domain-containing protein: MANKRDYYEVLGVSKSATEDEIKKAYRKLAKKYHPDVNKEHDAEEKFKEATEAAEVLLDANKRATYDQFGHDGLKGMGQGFGQGFGGFEDFFSNMGGGSDFFSDIFSNFFGGGARSSSGFSRNSSRGPSRGKDIVIDLNLSLKELMFGIDKEVDLKLIAKCEECDGHGAVDPKDVTTCDVCNGIGVVTVLQDMGIAKFQTQQPCPKCKGNGKVNKNPCKPCKGDGVKLKNETIVLPIPKGLSPGQQIVLRNAGNYGANGGERGHIYANIHLKASKKISIINQYDIKTTIDVSYLDALLHNDLTVDTLDGQVSVKLPKHIKNGEQVILKHHGLYSGVKSSKRGDMILIINLVIPDKISDKEKAAFELLEKDSDFKVQNEIKE; this comes from the coding sequence ATGGCTAATAAGCGCGATTATTATGAAGTCCTTGGAGTTTCAAAATCTGCAACAGAAGATGAAATTAAAAAAGCATATCGAAAATTAGCTAAAAAATATCACCCTGATGTCAACAAAGAACATGATGCAGAAGAAAAATTTAAAGAAGCAACTGAAGCCGCTGAAGTATTGTTAGATGCCAATAAAAGAGCTACTTATGATCAATTTGGTCATGATGGTTTAAAAGGTATGGGACAAGGCTTTGGCCAAGGTTTTGGTGGCTTTGAAGATTTCTTTTCAAATATGGGTGGAGGAAGTGACTTCTTTTCAGATATATTTTCTAACTTCTTTGGTGGGGGAGCTAGAAGTTCATCAGGATTTTCACGTAACTCAAGTCGTGGTCCTTCAAGAGGAAAAGATATTGTCATTGATTTAAATTTATCATTGAAAGAATTAATGTTTGGAATTGATAAGGAAGTTGACTTAAAATTAATTGCCAAATGTGAAGAATGTGATGGTCATGGCGCAGTTGATCCAAAAGATGTCACAACTTGTGATGTATGTAATGGAATTGGAGTTGTTACAGTTCTCCAAGATATGGGAATTGCCAAATTTCAAACTCAACAACCTTGTCCTAAATGTAAAGGAAATGGAAAAGTTAATAAAAATCCATGTAAACCATGTAAAGGTGATGGAGTTAAATTGAAAAATGAAACCATTGTTTTACCAATTCCAAAAGGTCTAAGTCCAGGTCAACAAATTGTTTTACGCAATGCTGGAAATTATGGAGCCAATGGGGGAGAACGTGGCCACATTTATGCCAATATTCATCTAAAAGCAAGTAAAAAAATTAGTATCATAAATCAATATGATATTAAAACAACAATTGATGTTTCATATTTAGATGCTTTATTACATAATGACTTAACAGTTGACACTCTTGATGGTCAAGTAAGTGTTAAATTGCCAAAACACATTAAAAATGGAGAACAAGTTATTTTAAAACATCATGGTCTATATAGTGGAGTTAAATCTTCAAAACGTGGGGACATGATTTTAATAATTAATCTTGTTATTCCTGATAAAATTTCAGATAAAGAAAAAGCAGCTTTTGAACTTCTTGAAAAAGATAGTGACTTTAAAGTTCAAAATGAAATTAAAGAATAA
- the mnmA gene encoding tRNA 2-thiouridine(34) synthase MnmA, whose protein sequence is MSKKVIVGLSGGVDSSVAAALLIEQGYEVEALFMRNWDSNLNNDILGNNQTTDVCPQELDFIDAQEVAKKLNIKLHRVDFIKEYWDYVFQYFVEEYKKGRTPNPDILCNKYIKFDKFLNYAIEKLDADYIAMGHYAGVRFNEITQQYEMIRGIDDNKDQTYFLAQLNQFQLSKTLFPLQAFKKDEIRAIAKKYDLITAEKKDSTGICFIGERDFTKFLQNYIANQPGKIIDIADGQELGEHIGVMYYTIGQRKGLNLGGQKEPYYVAKKDIDNKILYVSKFSDESYLQSKECIVNEFNFIVDYTKYFKESTFECVAKFRYRQKDIKVMVTILDNNSIKITYKDEVRAVTEGQQAVLYLNEICLGGGVIDKVIS, encoded by the coding sequence ATGAGCAAAAAAGTAATAGTTGGTCTTAGTGGAGGGGTAGATTCTTCAGTGGCAGCTGCTCTTTTAATTGAGCAAGGCTATGAAGTTGAAGCTCTTTTTATGCGTAATTGAGATAGCAATTTAAATAATGATATTTTAGGAAATAATCAAACAACTGATGTTTGTCCTCAAGAATTAGACTTTATTGATGCACAAGAAGTGGCCAAAAAACTAAATATTAAATTACATCGTGTTGATTTTATTAAAGAATACTGAGATTATGTTTTTCAATACTTTGTTGAAGAATATAAAAAAGGAAGAACTCCAAATCCCGATATTTTATGCAATAAATATATTAAATTTGATAAATTTTTAAATTATGCAATTGAAAAATTAGATGCAGATTATATTGCAATGGGTCATTATGCTGGTGTTAGATTTAATGAAATAACTCAACAATATGAAATGATTAGAGGAATTGATGATAATAAAGATCAAACTTATTTTTTAGCACAATTAAATCAATTTCAATTATCTAAAACTTTATTTCCTTTACAAGCTTTTAAAAAGGATGAAATTAGAGCAATTGCTAAAAAATATGACCTAATTACTGCAGAAAAAAAAGATTCAACAGGAATTTGTTTTATTGGTGAAAGAGATTTTACTAAATTCTTACAAAATTATATTGCCAATCAACCTGGAAAAATTATTGATATTGCTGATGGCCAAGAACTAGGTGAACATATTGGAGTGATGTATTATACAATTGGTCAAAGAAAAGGTTTAAATTTAGGTGGTCAAAAAGAACCTTATTATGTTGCCAAAAAAGATATTGATAATAAAATCTTGTATGTTTCAAAGTTTAGCGATGAATCATATTTACAATCAAAAGAATGTATTGTTAATGAATTTAACTTTATTGTTGATTATACAAAATACTTTAAAGAGTCAACTTTTGAATGTGTTGCTAAATTTCGATATCGCCAAAAAGATATTAAAGTAATGGTCACAATTCTTGATAATAATAGTATTAAAATTACTTATAAAGATGAAGTCAGAGCAGTTACTGAAGGTCAACAAGCAGTTTTATATTTAAATGAAATTTGTCTTGGTGGGGGAGTAATTGATAAAGTTATAAGTTAA